Part of the Micromonospora rhizosphaerae genome is shown below.
CCGGTCTCGCGGCCCGTCTCCGGACCGCCCGCGCAGCCCGCGTCCGCGCCACCCGCACCGGTGTCCGCGCCCCCGGCGCAGCCCTTTTCGGGGCCGACCGCCCAGCCCGGCCCATCCGCACCGATCTCCGCGCCTCCGGCCCCGCCCGTCTCCGGACCACCCGCACCGGTGTCCGCACCGCCCGCGCAGCCCGTTTCGGAGTCGGCCGCGCGGCCCGGCGCGGAGGCATCTGCACAGGTCTCCGCGCCTCCGGCGCAGCCGGTCTCGGGACCGCCCGCACCGGTCTCCCAGCCCGTCTCCGGACCACCCGCACCGGTGTCCGCACCGCCGGCGCGGCCGGTCTCGGCCGCTCCCGCCGACTCCGGGCCGGAGGCTGAGCGAGGCGAGGAAGGACCGGCGCAGCCGGACCCCGAGCAGGCGCTCGCCGCCTTCCAGTGGCGGCTGCATCCGGAGACGCTGCGCGAGGAGGCGAGCGATCCGGACGAGCTGCGGGCGGTCCGCGACGGGCTCACCGCCAAGCTCGGCGTCGCCGTCGACAACCGGAGCCGGGCCCGCCTGCTCAGCCTCCGCGCGGTGGCCTCGCGGATCCTCGGCGACCTGGACGACGCCCTCGCCGACGGACGGCTCGCCCTGACGTACGCCGAGGCGACCGGCGAGTTGCGGCGGACCGCGCTGGCGCGCGCCCGGCTCGCGGAGGTGTTGCGCTGGCGTGGTGAGCACGCCGAGGCCGACCGGCTCTTCGCCCAGGCCAACTCCCCCGAGCTGCCCGACCGGCTGCGCGCGGCGCTGCACGAGCACGCCGGCCGTTCCTGCTATGACCAGGGCCGGTTGATCGAGGCGTGCCAGCACTTCGAGCGGGCCATGGACCTGCGGCAGGGTGACGACCCGGAGCTCGTCGCGCGTACCGGCACGGCGCTGGCCGCGGTCGAGGAGCGGGCCGCGGCCGGGGGATTCGGCCCGCGGCCGCGCAGCCGGGACGAGATCCTGCGCAGCGAGCGGTCGCCGGTGCCCACCTTGGACGAGGAGTCGGAGCTCTGGGGGTACGCCGACGCCGAGGGCAACCTGGTGATCGAGCACCGGTACGCCGAGGTGCAGCCCTTCCGCGAGGGGATGGCCTGGGTACGCCGGCCGGAGGCCTCCCGCTGGGCGCTGATCGACGAGTCCGGAGCGGCGCTGATCGAGGCGAACAACGGCTACCGGGGGGTGCGGTCCTTCTCCGAGGGCCTGGCCTGGGTGTCGATGGACGGCAAGGGCAACTGGATGGCGGTCGACCCGACCAACATCGTGCGGATCCCGCCGGGCTTCGAGGACGTCCGACCGTTCCGAAGCGGCCTGGCGGCGGTCCGCCAGAACGGCGGCTGGGGTGCGGTCGACCGGACCGGTCAGGTCGTCGTGCCGACCCGGTACCACGGCTTCGCCACCGCCCTGGCCGACGGCCGGCACGTGGACGGCTTCACCGAGGAGGGGTTGGCCGTGGTAGAGCTGGCCGGCCGCCGGGGCGTGGTGGACCGGCACGGTCGGGTGCTGGTCGCGCCGGTGTACCCGACCCTGGTCGTGCACCCGGTCGCCTTCCTGATCGGCGACGAGTCGGGCCGCTGGGGTGCGCGGGACCGGCGGGGCCAGCCACTGATCGACCCGGTGCACCCGAGCCGGGCCAAGGTGGTCGCGGAGCTCGACCGGCTGCTCGCCGACGCCAGCCCGGTGCTCTGACCGGGGCGGGACCGGCGCGCCGCCGGGATCGGGGACGCCCTGCTGCCCGGCTGAGCGTCACACCGCGTACCGCCGCCCGGTGACCATGATCGGACGGGGCTAGGGTCGGGTCATGGAATTCCGACACCTGGGCCGCTCCGGCCTGATGGTCAGCGAGATCTCGTACGGCAACTGGATCACCCACGGTTCGCAGGTCGAGGAGGACGCGGCGACCGCCTGCGTCCGGGCCGCCCTGGACACCGGCATCACCACCTTCGACACCGCCGACGTGTACGCCGGCACCAAGGCCGAGGAGGTGCTCGGCCGGGCGCTCAAGGGCGAGCGGCGCGAGGGGCTGGAGATCTTCACCAAGGTCTTCTGGCCGACCGGTCCGGGCCGCAACGACCGCGGCCTGTCCCGCAAGCACATCATGGAGTCCATCAACGGCTCGCTGCGCCGGCTGCAGACCGACTACGTGGACCTCTACCAGGCCCACCGGTACGACTACAGCACCCCGCTGGAGGAGACGATGGAGGCGTTCGCCGACGTCGTGCACTCCGGCAAGGCGCACTACATCGGGGTCTCGGAGTGGAAGGCGTCGCAGATCCGGGAGGCCCACCGGCTCGCCCGCGAGCTGCGCATCCCGCTGGTCTCCAGCCAGCCGCAGTACTCGATGCTGTGGCGGGTCATCGAGGCGGAGGTCATCCCCACCAGCGAGGAGCTGGGCATCGGCCAGATCGTCTGGTCGCCGATGGCCCAGGGCGTGCTCTCCGGCAAGTACCGGCCAGGTCAGCCGCCGCCGGCCGGCTCCCGGGCCACGGACGAGAAGTCGGGCGCCGGGTTCATCGCGAAGTGGCTGACCGACGAGGTGCTCACCCGGGTGCAGCAGCTCAAGCCGCTGGCCGAGCAGGCCGGGCTGACGATGGCGCAGCTCGCCATCGCCTGGGTGCTGCAGAACCCGAACGTCTCCTCGGCGATCGTCGGCGCGTCCCGCCCCGAGCAGGTGCACGACAACGTCAAGGCGGCCGGCGTGAAGCTCGACGCCGACCTGCTCAAGGCGATCGACGAGATCGTCGAGCCGATCACCGAGCGCGACCCGGCGAAGACCGAGTCCCCCGCGCAGCGTCCGTGAGCGCTCCCCGGTCCGGCCGGCGTCACCGCGCCGGCCGGACCGGGCCCGCTCAGCCCTGCCAGAAGCGGATCAGCTCCAGGCCGACGGAGTAGAAGCCGGGCCGGAGGCCGAGCAGGTCGGCGACCCAGAAGACCGCACCGAAGAACCAGCCGCCGATCCGCGGGTTCCACAGCAGCGCGAAGAGCAGGATGAAGCCGTACGGCGCGAACAGGTCGTACATCCGGCGCCACTGCGGGTTCAGCCACGGCTGGATCATGTTGCCGCCGTCCAGTCCGGGCACCGGCAGGAGGTTCAGCACGCTGGCGGTGAGCTGGAGGAAGGCCAGCAGTCCCACCCCGGCCCAGAACTCCAGCGACCCGCCGCCGCCGAAGCCGATCCGCAGCGCCGCCACCAGCAGCAGGGTGAAGAGCACGTTGGTGGCCGGGCCGGCCAGGCTGACCAGGCTGTCCCGCAGCCGGCCGGGGATGGCGCGCTGGTCCACCCAGACCGCCCCACCGGGCAGGCCGATGCCGCCCAGCAGCACCACGATCACCGGGAACACGATCGACAGCAGCGGGTGGGTGTACTTGAACGGGTTGAGCGTCAGGTAGCCGCGGTGCGCGATGTCCCGGTCCCCGGCCCGGAACGCCACCACCGCGTGGGCGTACTCGTGCAGGCAGAGCGAGACCAGCCAGCCCGAGATCACGAAGAGGAAGACGTCGAAGCGGACGTTGCCGAACCGCTGCCAGGCCATCACCCCGCTGGTCACGAAGAGCGCGACCAGGGCGAGGAAGATCGGGCTGGGCCGGAACGCCCCCCGGGGCACTCCGAGCACCAGCGGCTCGCCGGGACGGCTCATCATTCGGCCGGGGGAAGCAGGCTCATCCGGTACTCCACCCGGTCGTCCTCGACGAGCGCGACGGAGGTGACGCCGGACGCCGCGAGCTCCCGCCAGGTCTGGCCGATCCACGACTCGGCGTCCGCCTGGCTGGCGAACGACTCCGCCGGTCCGTCCACCGACTCGCCGTTCGAGCCCTCGTACCGCCAGCCCCACGCCATGCCGCGTCTCCCCTCGCCGTCGTCGTCCCCTGGGACGAACCCGTGCAAGCGTAGTCGGCCGGGCGCGGGACGGTCGGGGCCACCGGGCCACGGGTGGATCAATGAACGACGCGTCGGCCGGTACGGTGACTCGGTGCTGACTCGAGGAGTGGTGCTCAGCGACCGCTATCTGCTGAGCGAACGCATCGCGACCGGTGGCATGGGGGCCGTCTGGCGGTGCACGGACACGTTGCTCGGCCGCGAGGTGGCGGTGAAGGTGCTGCTGCCGTCGCTGGTCGCCGACCCGGAGTTCACCACCCGTTTCCACGGCGAGGCGCGGATGATGGCCGCCCTGCGGCATCCCGGAATCGTGCAGGTCCACGACTTCGGCTCGGCGACGCTCGCGGACGGCAGCCAGGTCAGCTACCTGGTGATGGAGTACGTCGACGGCGAGCCGCTGCTGACCTGGATCCGCCGGGCCGGCCACCTCGACCCGGCCTCCACCATGTCGGTGGTGGCGCAGGCCGCCCAGGCGCTGCACGCCGCGCACGGCGCGGGAATCGTGCACCGGGACGTCAAGCCGGGCAACCTGCTGGTCAAGCGGGACGGCAGGGTGGTGCTGGTCGACTTCGGCATCGCCCGGTCCGCCACCATGGCCGGGATCACCGCCGCCAACATGGTCCTCGGCACCGCCTCCTACATGTCGCCGGAGCAGGCGGCCGGCCAGCCCGTCTCGCCGGCCACCGACGTCTACGCGCTCGGCGCGGTCGCCTACTACTGCCTCGCCGGCCGACCGCCGTTCGACGGGGAGAACCCGCTCCAGGTGGCGCTGCGGCACGTCCAGGACGAGCCCGCCCCGCTGCCGCCCGGCACCCCGCCGGCGGTGATCGAGGTGGTCCGCCGGGCACTGGCCAAGAGCCCCGCCGACCGGTTCCCCGGCGCCGCGGCGATGGCCGAGGCCGCCCAGGACGCCCGGGACGCCACGCTGGCCAGCGTCCCGGTGCCGCCCCGCCCGCCCTGGGCCGTGCCGGGCCCGGCCGTCGCCGGCCCCGCCGCGCTGCCGACGCCCGAGGCCCCCGCCGCGCCAAACGCGGCCGGACCGCCGCCGGCGACGCCGAGCGGCGGGGCGTCGGCGGACGCCCCGGCACCGCACGGCCGGCCGCCCGCCTCGGTCGGCCCGGACGGCACGCCCACCCCGCCCAGACCCGTGACGGTCGCCCCGGCCTGGTCGGCCGGCGTCGCGCAGCCCGGTGCTGCCGCGCCGCGCCCCGGCGGGTACGGCCCGCAACAGGACCACCCCGGCATGCCGAACCCGCTCGAGGAACCGACGAGCGGCCGGCCGGGCCGCGGGCGGACGCTCGCCCTGGCCGGCGCGGCGGGCATCGTGCTCGTCGCGCTGCTGACGACGGTGGCCGTGGCGGCGCTGCGCTCGCCGGCCGGATCCGATTCGCGGGAGCGTCGGGCCGCGCTCACCGGCGAGTCCGCCGCGGCCCCACCGGCACCGCCGGAGCCGCAGGTCAGCGGGAACACGCCGGAGCCCGGGAGCAGCACTGGCCGGGCCACGAAGTCCCCGCCGGCCGCGCCGACCCGGTCGACTGGGCACCCGGCCGCCCCGACCACCGCCGGCAGCACGGCACAGCCGACCACCGGCACGACCGGTGCACCGACGCCGAGCAGCACCACCAGCGCCCCGGAGAAGGCCAACCCGTACACCGCCGGGCAGGTGTGCGGCAGCGGCTACCAGGTGATCGACTCGGCGACGCTGACCGCGGGCGGTACCCGACAGGGCCGGGTGTACCTGCTCTACAACCCCGGCAACGGTTACAACTGCGTGGTCACCCTCAAGGACACCGGCGTCGGCACCGCCACCACCGTGGCGGCGTACCTGGAGGTGCAGGGGCGGACCCGGAGCACGGACAGCGGCGCCTTCAAGTACTACGCCGGCCCGGTCCGGGCCGGCGCCGCCGGCGCCTGCGTGAAGTGGGGCGGCTCGGCCGGCGGGGCCAGCTACGGCAGCCCCTTCGAGCACTGCGGCTGAGCCGACCGGCACGCCCGCACCGTGCGCCGCTGCCCGCCGCGGGCGGCGTACGGGGCGGCGGGCGGCGGCCCGGCGGACGGCTTTAAGGTACGGGCATGTCCGTTGACGGGTGGAACACGCTCCTGGTGCTCGGCGGTATCCGGTCCGGCAAGTCCGAGTTCGCGGAATCGCTGGTCGCCGACGCACCGACGGTCCGCTACGTGGCCACCGCGCCCGAGGGGGACCCGGAGGATACCGAGTGGGCTACCCGGCTGGCGGCGCACCGCGGCCGCCGACCGGGGAGCTGGACCACCGAGGAGACGGCGGGCGACCCGCGCCGGCTGGCCGACGTCATCGCCACCGCCGAGCCGAACGAGACGCTGCTCGTCGACGACCTCGGCGGCTGGGTGACCGTGCTGCTCGACCCGGCCCACCAGCCCGCCGACGACACCGCGACCATCTCCGAGCTCGCGGCGGCGGTCCGGGCGACCGCCGCGCGGCTCGTGCTGGTCAGCCCGGAGGTCGGGCTCTCCCTGGTGCCGACCACCCCGCTGGGCCGGGCGTTCACCGACGCGCTGGGCGCGGCGAACCGCACGGTCGCCGACGCCTGCGACGCCGTCGTACTGGTGGTCGCCGGCCAGCCGACCTGGCTGAAGCCGGCGGCCGGGCCGCGTGCCGTCGGCGTGCCGACGCAGGCCGGGCCCGGCCAGGCCGGCGCGCCCAGCCAGCCGACGCTCGCCGGGCCGCCGACGAACGGCATCGCGC
Proteins encoded:
- a CDS encoding aldo/keto reductase family protein gives rise to the protein MEFRHLGRSGLMVSEISYGNWITHGSQVEEDAATACVRAALDTGITTFDTADVYAGTKAEEVLGRALKGERREGLEIFTKVFWPTGPGRNDRGLSRKHIMESINGSLRRLQTDYVDLYQAHRYDYSTPLEETMEAFADVVHSGKAHYIGVSEWKASQIREAHRLARELRIPLVSSQPQYSMLWRVIEAEVIPTSEELGIGQIVWSPMAQGVLSGKYRPGQPPPAGSRATDEKSGAGFIAKWLTDEVLTRVQQLKPLAEQAGLTMAQLAIAWVLQNPNVSSAIVGASRPEQVHDNVKAAGVKLDADLLKAIDEIVEPITERDPAKTESPAQRP
- a CDS encoding site-2 protease family protein, yielding MMSRPGEPLVLGVPRGAFRPSPIFLALVALFVTSGVMAWQRFGNVRFDVFLFVISGWLVSLCLHEYAHAVVAFRAGDRDIAHRGYLTLNPFKYTHPLLSIVFPVIVVLLGGIGLPGGAVWVDQRAIPGRLRDSLVSLAGPATNVLFTLLLVAALRIGFGGGGSLEFWAGVGLLAFLQLTASVLNLLPVPGLDGGNMIQPWLNPQWRRMYDLFAPYGFILLFALLWNPRIGGWFFGAVFWVADLLGLRPGFYSVGLELIRFWQG
- a CDS encoding serine/threonine-protein kinase codes for the protein MLTRGVVLSDRYLLSERIATGGMGAVWRCTDTLLGREVAVKVLLPSLVADPEFTTRFHGEARMMAALRHPGIVQVHDFGSATLADGSQVSYLVMEYVDGEPLLTWIRRAGHLDPASTMSVVAQAAQALHAAHGAGIVHRDVKPGNLLVKRDGRVVLVDFGIARSATMAGITAANMVLGTASYMSPEQAAGQPVSPATDVYALGAVAYYCLAGRPPFDGENPLQVALRHVQDEPAPLPPGTPPAVIEVVRRALAKSPADRFPGAAAMAEAAQDARDATLASVPVPPRPPWAVPGPAVAGPAALPTPEAPAAPNAAGPPPATPSGGASADAPAPHGRPPASVGPDGTPTPPRPVTVAPAWSAGVAQPGAAAPRPGGYGPQQDHPGMPNPLEEPTSGRPGRGRTLALAGAAGIVLVALLTTVAVAALRSPAGSDSRERRAALTGESAAAPPAPPEPQVSGNTPEPGSSTGRATKSPPAAPTRSTGHPAAPTTAGSTAQPTTGTTGAPTPSSTTSAPEKANPYTAGQVCGSGYQVIDSATLTAGGTRQGRVYLLYNPGNGYNCVVTLKDTGVGTATTVAAYLEVQGRTRSTDSGAFKYYAGPVRAGAAGACVKWGGSAGGASYGSPFEHCG